The Hevea brasiliensis isolate MT/VB/25A 57/8 chromosome 1, ASM3005281v1, whole genome shotgun sequence DNA segment agtgtgtgaggactgaGGATTGAGTGAGTGGGCTACTGGGCTTAGAATAGAATCCATAGCAAGGAATGTAAATGAAACAACTTTAGTATGTACCTAAATGTTTGTCAAAGTATCATCAACAAGAAGTGGAGGTTAAGATAATGTAGTGCATAGAGAGAGTACAAAGAGAAGAAATGAGTGAGAGGGGAAGTGGCTCAATTGGGAAGAGTGAGAACCAAAAATCCCCAAGTGTATGAGAAGGGTATTTATTGTGATAAGGGAAAGGACTATATGATGATATGATCTAATAAGATGAAATCCAAAAATTTTTTTGGTTGACAGCAAGCAGGAAAATGATGTGTCCAAAAGAAAACATGATTGACATCTAGGTCCATGAAGAAATTATTGAGCTCCACTTAGAGACCGCCTAGCCAAAACTCTCCAATTTTCTCATTAATATGAAATTAGTCCTAAATTCCTGGCactaattttagaattaatttcctGCACAGCTTGATCCGTATGTTCAGCAGTCCAAGCTGCATGTTTGGGTTGCTTCTCCAAATAATTGATCCGTAGATATATTTAATATTTGAGTGGTAGAAATATAAACCAGAAATAAATTTCATGCATCTGAAGAGTTATAGTGGTATTTTATTAGTATGAATAGAGCAGGGATGTTGGGAACTCTAGATGAATACTGCAGGTTGGTTTGGAGTGAGTTTCCACTGGGATTTATGGTTTGGGAGAAGAAGAGGAGAGAGTATTTTGTGGGAAGGTTTTGTATTAGTTAAGACAAAGGTAGGAGAGCCCAATAAACTCATGAAAGAAGTAGCAGGGAGATTAGATTTGCAACACACATGAATTTGCAGATTGCATCCATGGTTTGTCTTCAGTTGATTTACATTTGATAAGTGGAAATTTTACTTTGTCTGTCTTCATGTGATCTCCTTATCTCAACTGTGTATATTCTTTGCTTCTCCTCAGCAAGATGAATATTTCCTCAGTCTATTTGAACACTTCCCTGAAGCCAATACCTGATGATCATTGATAGTTCATAAATGTGGGGGTGGGTTTGTGTAAGTGATTTTAGCAGTTCTTTGTGCTTGTATATTTGCCTTGATGAATGATGAACATATTTTATATAGCTCATTGGTGTACCCAAGATATATCTATAGCATAGGCGTAGTCTTGTGTTTGCACTAATTATTTACAACTAATGGCTTTTATTTTGTGATTGAACTGTAATCCTACATCCTGATGGCTAGAAAAGAATTCCCACGCATTTGACAATGGGAATAGATTTATAGAACACATACCTCCAATGTGGATATTTTGTTTTCCCTGTCTTACTTTTTCCCCCTATGTGCAGGAgtttatcttatttatttatttatttatttatttttaaaactcaGTTATTGCTTGTGCAGATAAAGAGCCAAGAAAACTCCCATCTTTATCTCTTAATGATCGGCTCAGGATTGCTGTTAATGTTGCTCGATGTCTGAACTACTTACACAATGAGAGAGCAATACCCCATGGCAACCTCAAATCCACAAACATTTTATTAGAGCCTCCAAACATGAATCCACTGCTCACAGATTACAGTCTCCACCGAATATTGACATCAGCTGGCACAGcagaacaagttttgaatgctgGTGCTCTTGGCTATAGGCCTCCTGAATTTGCTAGCTCAAGTAAACCCTGCCCATCATTAAAGAGTGATGTCTATGCATTTGGGGTTATCTTGTTGGAGCTCATAACTGGAAAAAGTTCTGGGGAGATTGTTTCCGTTGACCCAGGAGTAGTTGATctgacagactgggtgaggttatTAGCTGAAGAAAACCGATACAGCGAGTGCTTTGATAAACTGCTTGTAGATGGGCCAGATGTGGAGGGACCCAGGATTCTTGGTGAAATGCTGCAAGTGGGACTAAGATGTATCCTACCAGCATCTGAGAGGCCTGACATGAATTCAGTTTCTGAAGATCTCTCAATGTTAGTATTATGAAAGGTCTCTCAAATTGAGCAGAAGCTTTAACTCTAGCCTATGTCACTgacccccccctttttttttctctttttattttttgggGGGATACTGCTTGTAATTAGTCTGTTTACCTTTTAGTGTTTTGAAGCTGCAGATGTTCCTGTGATGTGTATAATGGCATTTGATAGATAGGTATTGTTATATGCAGGAAAGGAAACAAGGTTATTTGTCCCCTCAGGTTGGTGGGTTAATTCATTCTTTTTAACCCTATCTAGTGAATGTGATTTAATCTCTATTAATGTTATTTCACCATTCAAATTCATTTGCATATTCAAACCTTTGGTGTTTTCTGTCTTTGAGCAAgaatatttgttttttttttttttttttttttagtataaatGACACTTACTAAGACTCGAAAACGAAACTTTACAGTATGATAATACGATCTATCCACAGTGATACTAACAATAAGCTTGAATAAGCATTAAAGAATCAATTTCAAGTAGAATACGAGAGTATCCATTAACTTTTAACCAGTTGTGAGCCTCCCATGCAAAAAGGGCTTAAGCGAGATGCAGGAGAACACCCCCAGATTGCACTTGCATTCTGCCACCTTTAAAGCAactctgatatatatatatatatatatgttttaaataGATTTGGGTAttattctaataataataatagtagtagTAGGTTtaaggataaatttcaacaatagATCTAAACTTATGTGATTGTAATAAAACGGTTTttcaacttaaaaaaaattataacgtaaaactcatttaacttttaaattttacataacAAAATCCctctaatttcaaattatcaaTTTCTCAATGAAACACTGATATAGATAAATTCAACGTAATACTTAGTCAGCATTTATCTATTATCTCTCTTTCCACGTATAATAAAATTATCTTTTAACTTTACTAGTTGTAATACTTTTGTCCTTCGACTTTATCATTTGTAACACTATTATCCTTCAATTTTATCATTTGTAACATTATTATTCCACATCTTTACatgaatataataaaataatcaatGTAACACCACTGTAATTTAAAACCGCATTCTCATGATTCCATAATATAGATATACCATAGCTACaatttttaatcttaatttaTCTATTCaggaatataaattttttaaatatttttcaaactATTATTaatagatttaatttttttatatttattaattataaatagcatattgtttaaaaaaaattaaagaaactatatttttatttttttaacaataaaatataaaaaaaattacatatactaacaaaaattttaaaaaatattaaaaaaaattatattgttgaatagaTAAATTAAGATTAAAAACTCTATGGTGTgtgtatatgtgtgtgtgtatatatatatatataacgggATTATGAGAATGTAGTTTTAAATAATAATGGTGTTACACTGAAGTAATTGTGTgacaataatataacaaatgaTAAATTTAAAAGATAATGCAGATACAACTAGTAAAGTTGAAAGATAGTCTCATTACACGTGGTATGAGATATGAGAGAAAAATACTTACTAAATGACACATTGAATTTATTCATATCAGTATTTAACTGGGAAATTGATAATTGAAAGTCAAAAGGGTTttattgtgtaaaatttaaaagttaaaaaagtcttctattatatttttaagttgagagattataatattataatcatATAAGTTCAGaatgaattattaaaattatcCATATTAATTTAGATAATTTATAATACCGTCAAAGATAGAATCAATTTATGAAATTAAGTAGGAATATGTGGGTCAAGAAAGAAAAGAGATTTTAGGGACACCCACAAGTTTTCTAAGACTGACATGGATTTTGAATGAATGGAAAGTAAAGGCGGCTAGTTTGGTGGATTTTCAAATAATGAGTAATTTCCATTTGGGGTGTTGTTGCTTTTGCAATGATTAATGAGCCAGAAGGAACCGGTCCTGTCTATATAGAGTTTGCCAAAGCCAGTCCAAAAACGCATGTTTGGCTGCCCAGTTGGTCCTTTTAGGAAGCCATGGCCACCTTCCTCTAATAATTAGCTGCATCGAAGCTGTAATTTGACCGGCCATCCATGCTAGAATTGTttcaccaaactgaaattttaatttcatcttcaccaaaaattttcattaatttaaaattgtgttgatataaaagttggcttttgttattattttaaagaaacaaaTATACATTCCAATTAATTTAATATCTTAGATTATATATACGTGTGAGAATGTGTGTAGTTTTTTTCAGTATTGCTATGTGACTCATTGGTTTTTGTTCCAATTATTACCCACTTGATGTGGCAAATGAGTGTCATTATCTCTTATTAAATGAAAAATGCCACTTGGATGATGTCCTACATCTTTCCCTTAATTCACGAATTTTATGTTTCATTTGCCATATCAGGTGGACAATAGTTGAGACAAAAACTGATAGGTCACATAGCATTATTGGTTTTTTTTTACCGCctcatttaatttaaaaattttagttcaattaattttaagttaattaaatattaatttaataatttaatgttaatagaagtttaaataaattagttcaataaattatatatatagtatttaaaatttattaattaatggtatatatttagttttatattattttaaatatatttatgaaaatattaattatataatatattattcatACGTTAGCGTATGTATTCGCCACGTAAACTGTAACATCCCGTGCGGTAAGGAAAAATAATCTATGGCTAGAAGCGGGGCCTCGCTTGAGACCTTGACTAAATGTGGGCTAGGAATGAACTGAATCATACATTAAAATGGGGAAAACTAAAATAACTATAGGTGCCTTATGGTGGAATGGcccggagagttggaagaactccgggGTTAAAGGTGCTCTCTTGAGATAAATCTtaggatgagtgacctcctcgaaaatttttcattttacctatgggataaaaccgtgaggctcaaATAGGGTGAGCCAAAGCAAACAATTCCTCTAATGGTTTGTGCAGGGCGTTATATAAGTACCTTATTAGCACCACGTAAGCGCCATGTCTACCATGTGTTGCTATGTTAGTATTACATGTTCACCAGGTCAGTATCATTTAATGATATTTAATGGTTTATACCACATTTATTAACCGAAAAAAAACACAAAGTATTAAATTGACAAAAATTAAATTACAGTCCTTCATATGTGCAAAACACAaggttttttttttgtatttttctttttttaattaaaagtatGAACATTTAAAATCATTATAATGTCGTTTGTTTGTGTTTGTGTTTGTCTATCTATATATGTGTTTGTGTTCATCTGTGTCTATATTTGTGTTGTGTCTGATTGTCTATGTTTATAAATGTCTATACTCATATATATGTCTATATTTGTCTATCTACATATGTATATGTCTATGTTTGTATTTGCGATTTATGTCTATATTTATGTTTGTGTCTGGCTATCTACTTGTGTCTATATTTGTATCTGTTTATCTATGTTTGTGTCTATATTTATATTTGTGTCTGTCTATTTATATTCTTATATGTCTATATCTATATCATATTTATATCTGTGTCTGTTTGTCTACATCTATAATGTGTATGTGTTTATGTCTGTCTGTCCATTTCTGTATATATTTGTATCTTGATATCTATCTATGTCTACAAATATTTGTGTCCATATCTATTTTTATATTTGTGCTTGTGTTTGTATGTCTACATTTATATATGTCTGTGTCTATCTATATTTATGTGTGTATCTATCTATCTACATCTTTATATATTTGTGTCTGTATTTATATTTGTATTCTTTTGTTTACGTTTGTATATGTCCATTTTTATCTAAGTTTGTATCTATTTGTATATCTGTGTATGTCTGCATATGTTTTTGTATTTGTCTGTGTTCGTGTGTCTGTTTATGTTTGTGCCTGAGTTTATATGTGTCAATGTTTGTTTTCTATTAATGCCTATATtcatgtatgtatctatgtaagtTTGTATATTTATCATATTGACAAAATGAGAAAAcataaatgagaagagaaaataaaataaaatggtatTTGATAAGATACAATGATTTTGTCActtaatacacacacacacacacacatatatatatataatatacacacacacacacacacacatatatatatatatatatatatatatatatatatatatatatatataattttaaattttaaatttatttaaaaattttatcaattttgataaaatttaatttaattttgataaaatttaatttaattataataaattttataaaattaattattaaaaattttaaattaatttttatttaaattaaatgtttaaattttaaatttataaacaaattctatacaattttatagaatttatttacattaaataatatttaaaaataaataaattaaaaacaaaaaataattaatatatctttaaataaataattaattttgtcaacATAAAGcggctaaataataattttttgctAAGATGAGAAACGTGTGTAATGTGTGTACATGCCTCTAATGATTACAAAGTTGAGTTGTTTGGTTGCTTTTGTAAAGTAAGGATAAGGACGCGGTACAAATGATTAAGAAATTCTTTTCTCATTATGATACCTCTACATTCACAAAAATgccatttttcttaattaatcaAAATTGCTAAATAATTCATTTATGGATTATAAACTTTTTTATTCATTACAAGTATAAATGAGCCCAATATAATTGGAATATAAAGTGAgggatatatttttatttatttattttaaaaataaataattttaaaataaataaataaaaatattcaaattcaaaattttgcCGTCTCCTATCCTACATTTTGAAGGTGGAGATTGGCATTGATGGATTATAAATTCGATGGTATAAAAATATTTGACAGGCCGAAAAGCAGTATGACTGTAAATAAAGAAAAGGGCTAATATGGTAATTTCGTATAGAATGGAGTGTCCCTCTCTATAAAACTATTGAAGCCACCAGGAAGACAACATTGGTTGATTGATTCATTAGGTTTGACTGTTTCCACTTCTCAAGGCAGGCAATCAAGCGTTTGTGTGTTATctcattaaatattattaattgagACATCAAATAATGATCTGTACTCCATTCTTTTACTTCTTCCACTCCTCCCCCCTTTGCAAACTATAAATATACTCTcctcctttctctcttctttctATTTGTTCCCTCTCTTTCATTGCTATTCTCCTAAGTTACAAGTTCTTCATCTTTTTCAGGTATGATCATCTCTCGCACTCTCTCTTATGAATATGCTCTCTTTGAAGCTTCGTTTTCTTATAAAATCTTTCATCAAATTagctatttttaattataattttaattttaataattaatcttcTCCATATTTCTCATAATAatcaatgaataaaaattattttttaaattcgattaaatgaattgaattttgaattgTAATTAAATACATTTTAAATTTGTGATATTACTTTCTGTTGTTTTAGTAATTAAGCATGCATCAAATTTACTGCACACACATTGATCTTCTTGTTATGGTttatggtaatttttttttttaaatcttaattTCTTGATTAAATTAGCTTTCAGCTAATTTTTCCAACCAGGAAAGGACGAAGACCATCTTAACCCCACTGTCTTGTCCTTTTCCCTGCAAATACTTTGCTTTGCTGACTGAGTCTTAGCTGTCATTAGAACGTCAGCATTTTTTACgcgtttaatttattaaatacggAAAAAGATGTAAgtgaattttatttataatttattttttaaaatataaatatataaattttattatatattatattttaaattcataataaattaaatataaaaaatttatcattGAGTATGATTTCCGATCaaactttaaatatatatataatttgccaaacttaataattaaattagtgagattaaaaaaaaatttctactcaAATTATATGGAAAAAATatataacatataaaataataaattatcaaaatataataatgaacataaattttatataaataaaaagaataaaataaaaagtaaagggaaataattttataaaataataaataaaaataaatcattgggaggtttttttttatatcaattgatttaatttttttttaatttttgcatttaaaAAAAAACCTGAATTATTATTTCTTACGATTAATTTTGAGTGGGTTATTAGTAAtcttttaatgaaaattttcataatttatgaTGTATTTTTTGTAACTAAGTTCTTCCTAAAAAGATCCGCCCATGATTTTTGTTCTTTTTATTGGATTTTTATACTTTATTAGACGCAAAGCATATGTGCCTCTAATTTTTCTTCTGCCCGTTATGTACTTTAATTTTCACTaaatacaaatatatatataattccatATTTGCCCCTGAGTCGTGTGAGAAGTCTCTTACGCGGTTTCACGCGGAcgctatctacttaaaaccctcaATCCCCATTCCCTACTTAGCCCGTGTTTCTCACTTCCATTTCCTCTTGCAGGTTCTGCTTTCCTTTACAATGGCCGATAGAGTCCACCCCCGTGACTCGCCTCCATCATCTACAGAGTATAAGCCGACGCCACCATCCTCTTCGGAGCACCACCCACAGTCTCCCATGAAACCTCCAGCTCCTTTGCCTGAGAAACCTATTCCCCCACCTGGAACCTATGTCATCAAGATCCCAAAGGACCAGGTCTATCGTGTccctcctccagaaaatgccaagCGCTACGAGAAACTCTCTCGCAAGAAGCCTAGTCGCAGCACCTGCCGCTGCTGTTTTTGCTGGTTCCTTGGCCTCATTCTTACCCTTATTATCCTCGCCGGCATCGCCGCTGGTGTCTTGTACCTTGTATTCCGGCCTAAAGCTCCTAAGTACTCGATTGATTCTATATCCGTTAAAGGTTTCAATCTGTCTTCATCAGCTTCTCTCTCGCCGGAATTTGACGTCACTGTTAGAGCCGACAACCCTAACAAAAAGATCGGGATTGATTACCGGTCAGGAAGCTCAGTTAATATATATTACAATGACGTTAGGCTCTGTAATGGTAAGCTGCCGGTATTTTACCAGCCGAGCAATAACGTGACTGTGTTTGTGACATCGTTGAAGGGGTCGGGGATTGAGTTAACGAGTGCAGTACATAAGGCGTTGATTGACGGAGAAAATAAGGGAACGCTGCCGTTTAGTTTGAAATTGAGGGCGCCTGTAAAGATCAAGGTGGGGTCAGTTAAGACGTGGACGATTACCGTTAAAGTTAACTGTGATGTAACGGTGGATAAGTTGACGGCAAACGCAAAAATTGTGTCCAAGGATTGTGATTATGGGGTTGACCTGTGGTAGGAAGGAGGAGGAATatcttttttacttttttttttattttttacaattTTTGTTTTAAAAGACTAAGACCATAACCAGTAGTGGGATACATGTCAGTTGTTACATAGAAAAAAAATTGAGGG contains these protein-coding regions:
- the LOC131178703 gene encoding NDR1/HIN1-like protein 13, whose translation is MADRVHPRDSPPSSTEYKPTPPSSSEHHPQSPMKPPAPLPEKPIPPPGTYVIKIPKDQVYRVPPPENAKRYEKLSRKKPSRSTCRCCFCWFLGLILTLIILAGIAAGVLYLVFRPKAPKYSIDSISVKGFNLSSSASLSPEFDVTVRADNPNKKIGIDYRSGSSVNIYYNDVRLCNGKLPVFYQPSNNVTVFVTSLKGSGIELTSAVHKALIDGENKGTLPFSLKLRAPVKIKVGSVKTWTITVKVNCDVTVDKLTANAKIVSKDCDYGVDLW